The window ttttctattGGGAATTTCTAAGTGAAAATTTGTATTTATAAAATTTGTTGAAGTTCAGTAATTTTTCTATCTGCTGGAATTATCTATTAATACAAGTCTATTAGGAACATTCTATGTTAAATctgatttttatttaattattttaatttgttagaattatctattacttgatttttttatcatctaaaaattaaccaaaataatCAATTCCAGTCAAACCGATCACACTGTgatgttaatattttaaaaattaaacttcataataTTCTTTGGCAAAAATCTCAAAAGTACATAGCCCTCAAAGAAGATTGGATACAACCAAAATAATGCTGCATATATCATTTAGCGTCTTGCCATTCTTCAAAAGCAACGACGTATCCTTTGGTGGTTGCACAAACTTATCCTGACAGTCGTCAATCTCTGTCATGGCACCAGAAGTTACAATATTGACAGCATTAAAGTCACCAATGGCCAAGTTcttttgggcattttcaatATCACCAACAACTTCATCATAGCTCTTAGCACAAGACGAATATCGTTGCTTAAGTTGAGGATTGGTGGTGGTTTTTGCCAGTGAGTTGGCTAGGGTCAAAGATTTTTGAGCATTTGTATGGGTGAGGTTTAAGGTGTATACAGCCAAACCTTTTATATTCGTAATGCCTGAAGATTTCAACAAATTTGAACAAAATGGTGGGTTTGAGGTTTTTGGACAAATGGTGGAAATGACATCGGTAGATGATGCTGCATTTGAAATTATGGTAAATAAAAGAATTTCAACGAGAGAGACAATAATGGGACAAGAGTTTTTGGCCATTTTGATTTCTTTGTTCTATGCCAATATTATTGTGCCCTTAATTATTGATATGGGTCATTTAATCaaatacacacatatatagatGAAATTTAGAGATGTTTTTTTGTTCCAGGGAGGAAAAGGGAAGTTGTAATTAAATAGCATATTTTTAGTCTTTTGTTtgtctttttgttatttttatcttcaaaaaattaaccaaaatcatttcatgaataatcacatacaaaattacaactaaaatagtttttcttttggaaagATACAACtaagatgttaaaatttgaattttctcaCCATGTATGATGCCAAAAACTTAGCGTATAAAATGTAACTAAGTATACCCGTCAAATATCTTCTCTAGAGATAAAATGTTTGAATAGCATCTAACTATTCAAGAGTCGCCACCAATtctttttacggtgtgattgggcACCGAAATATAGTAaacactttttaaataaaatcattaaaaaatgaTTTGTGAAAACTGGAGTTGAGTTTGAGAGTTAAATGTGTAAGGGGAAGGCGTTAACACCCCTTAACACCCATAAAAAGGGTGgctaatattttttcttttcccttgaaaacctaaattgaaaatgttgtttgaaaagtttttacatccttttttaaaatgatGTCTTATTTTATTCTCATTACTCCCATATTCGAAACAACGATCCCCTAAAATAAGTGGAAGAAAATACATAGATATAAAggaactaaataaataaaaacacaataaagtaaaaaaatataaaagcaataaaacatagtaaaataataataataatgctaatAACAAAAAgtggacataaatatataaaaaaacattaatgaAACAGATATAATAcctttgcttttttatttttttttttataaacttcaaaatagaacttatgaaaaaaagaaaaatgttaggTTTTTTCCTCAAGTTGGACGTTTTTTAGGCCCTTCAACTTCAAGAAATTAGCTAAAGATGTAAGCCCTCGTTccattctcttttattttatatacaTATTTTATATCTCTTAAGTGGTGAAAAACAAGTTGGAAGATATTTATGCTCCTTAAGATTAATTCGTGTGATAAGAAAATTTTAGATCTTCATTAATGGAGTTTTAAAGCATAATTTGTTTTGTATGGGTGTTGAAAAGAATGAAGGAGGGTAAAAAGgaagtttaaatttaaagagatGGGCATTTTTGTCATTCCATcattatttttaagtttaataaaaaaaattattagtttcttcttcttcttcttcttcttcattcttctagagagagagaaggacgACACCCCTTCCATTCAAAATCTCTTCCGTCGCCACATCTCCCTCCATCTCTCCTTCACGCCAACGTCATCTCCAAGCTCGGATCGTCGGACGATGTTTGCACGCCGGCGGAACCCACTGACGCCTTGCTCCTTTCTTTCGTGCGTCGGCCACGACACCCTCCAGTCGCGGCGTGACTTGCCGAAGCCATTCAACCGCCGTCGCGTAGCCCAACTCGCCGAACGATAATTACCCTACGTCGAACCTTTCACAGGTCACGCAAAATTGAAGTTCTTGGGTCAATCTAAGTTTAGGGGTAAATTTTCGTTATTTTAGTTGCATTTCTTGAAGATTTTCGAATACCCACTAAGTTTCAGCCTTGATTTTGCAATACCCATTAAGTTTAGACTTGGTTTTAACTTTACCCATTACTTTTTGATGCTAGATTCAAGTTTTAAAAGAGTTTAAGCCGCTATCCAGTCATTCGAAAGGTCGAATTTAAGCGTTTGGCACAAATTTGGGTAAGATTCTAAGTTTTATGGAATAAGTCTTGAGTGCCCATTTAAGTTAAATGTTAATTTTGAACAACCTATGGTTTTTGAATGCTTAATTTGAACTTACAAGGAGGTTAGGGTTTTGCCCATGGAAGTTAAGAGTACTTTAATTGGTTCTTGACAAGTCTTGGAGTAATTTAAGTGAATTTTCTTTGAGTTATTGCTTACCCATTGAATTTAAGCATTTAGATTAGATTACTCTTAAGACTCGGGTCCCAAGTTAAACATTTGAGGTCAAGAAAGGACTTTCTTCTAACTTTAGAGATTTGTTTGGGTGTTACGTATATAAGTTTTGAATACACAATAGTTTTAGATCCTAAATTCGATTTTAGAAAGGCGTTAACGTGTTATCAATGTGATTTTGACAAGTTTTTGATAAGGTCGTAGATAAATTAGTATGTTCTCTCATAGTTCTTAAATACCCACTTCGTGTTAGCGCGTACTAGATTTTACCCATAATTATTGAATGGAAAAGTGGAGACTTTAGAGAACTAGGAAGTATTGTTCACCGCACTTAAAATTGTTTAGAAAAAGTGTGGGAAATTTCTTAAGATATTGACTTGCTACTTTGACGTTGAGTTCGTTATTAAATGATCTAAATCCCTCACATTATTGATATTGCAACTAAGAGCATCTTAATATACAAGACCCATTAAGTATACACTAAGTTTAGATCCTCATCTTGTTAAGAGTCCAATGTGAAGTTTAAGGTTCAAGGGTGGAATGTTTAGCCTAGACTAAAGCATTTAGAGGAAAGTTCAATTTAGAACTTGGAAGTCTTGGTCAACACGGTTGAGGTTATTTTAGGTGAGTTGGGGTAGGTTTCTAAGTTATTTACCCGTTAGATTGTTGTTGAATTGTTGATGGATTTAAACCTCTAAAGTATGAAAATTGGACATAAGGGTGTATGGATTTAAAAGACAACTTAAGTTGAGTGCTTGTGGCATTAAGAGTTTAAATTGAAGTTTAAGGGCCTCTTGTGTGTCTAATGGATATAAATTCCAAAACATCATCAATTATGGAGATAAAAATGTTTTTACATAAAAGACCCATTGAGTTTAAATAAAGTTTGATGCTTATGGGGTTAAGCATCTAGTTTGCAAGTCTAAGGGTTCGTAGGTGAAAATTCTAGCCTAATTTAAAGCGAATTGAGAGTACAAAAActttagaaactaaaataagTTTGATTTGGCCTTATGAAGTatgttaaatatttttgtgttgtCTCCCTTTGTGAAGATAATTAATAGGCCCTAATCGTTGTTTCAGGCCAAATTGAAGTGGGGAAAGCGTATAATCCCGGGGGATCGAATCATTGATTGTGAGTGGCTCAATTTTTGAGCTTTCTTTTTATAGATATACGTTAACTGTTGATATTGCTTGGAAAACTACCaagacttaaactttatgtcCACGTTTTCGTTATTGTTTAAACAATGTGtttattaaattgaaatttcaaGAATGATCATAACTCGATGATGATAAAAATAGGTTTCAAGTCCATGTTTCCATTAATACTTAAACGATATGTTTACTCATTATAAATTTGAGAATGTGTATGCCGTGATTCTTATTTAAT is drawn from Cucumis melo cultivar AY chromosome 11, USDA_Cmelo_AY_1.0, whole genome shotgun sequence and contains these coding sequences:
- the LOC127143941 gene encoding pectinesterase inhibitor-like produces the protein MAKNSCPIIVSLVEILLFTIISNAASSTDVISTICPKTSNPPFCSNLLKSSGITNIKGLAVYTLNLTHTNAQKSLTLANSLAKTTTNPQLKQRYSSCAKSYDEVVGDIENAQKNLAIGDFNAVNIVTSGAMTEIDDCQDKFVQPPKDTSLLLKNGKTLNDICSIILVVSNLL